DNA from Mucilaginibacter mallensis:
CACTATGGTGCACATCAAAGTAACGCTGCGAATCTGGCAGGTAACCTATCAATACAACTCCCGGGGCTTTTGCTTTCAGCGGCTCTATGTCGCTTCCGCCACCGCCGGCAGTAAGTCGATCGGCACCATAAGGTTCAAGAAGTTTTTTCCATTTCAGGTTGATGTTCTGCACAAATGCGGGTGATGCACCGCTGAAACCGAATCCACGGGGTGTAAAACCGCCCAGGTCCGATTCAATGGCGGCAATATGTTCTTCCTTGTTTTTGGCCGCTAATTCAGCATATTTTTCACCGCCTTTGTCGCCATTTTCCTCGTTGATAAAAAATACTGCCCTGATGGAATTTTTTGGCTGATAGCCCAGCACTTTAAGCAAACGCACCGCCTCAACCGACTGCATGATACCCGTGCCATCATCATGCGCACCTTCAGCCAGGTCCCATGAATCCAGGTGACCGCCAACAGTAATAAATTTGTTAGGATTCTCGGTCCCGGTTAATTCGCCAACAACGTTGTACGAAAGAGTATCAGGCAAGAGCTTACAACTCATTTTTAAGTAAAATTGTACAGGTGCTGTATTTTTTTGCTTTAGCAGCTCACTCAACTGGTTTGCTGCGATAGTTGATATGGCTGCCGCCGGAATGTTAATGCCCGCTTTATCATAAGATGTAGCACCGGTGTGCGGATAATTGTCGATGCTCTCGGTCAGGGAACGGACAATTACGCCTATTGCGCCATATTTTGCTGCCGCTTCCGGGCCTGCAAAACGCTGGTCGCCGGCTGTGCCGTAGGCTCGCAATGTTTCAATAAAGCGAGGATCAAACGGGCGGTTAAAGAAAACTATTTTACCTTTTATAGCTGCAACGCCAAGTGTATCCAGTTCCTTTAAGCTATGCACCTCAATAACATCGGCAGTAATGCCATTTGCCGGGGTAGCTACCGACATGCCCAATGCTGCAATGGCAACAGGTATGTGGTTATTGCCAATAATTATCACCCCATTCTCTTTATCACCCCGTACCCAATGAGGCACCATTACCGGCTGCAGAAAAACACGGTCGAAACCATAGCTTTCCATTAGTTTTTTACCCCATTCAATCGCTTTCTGTGCATTTGGTGAACCACTTAAACGCGGGCCAATATTCTTACATAAATAATGCAGATTAGCATAGCATTTGCCATTAACCAGTTCCTCATCATATATTTTGCGCAGCATAAGTGAGTCCTGTGCTTTGAGCAATGCGGTTGAGAAAATAAAAGCGAATAGTAAGGTAAATTTTAATTTCATACGAATGCGTTTATTACAAATATAATATTGTGTAGTAAAAAGCAGTATGATCAGGATATTTTATCCCAGCTTAAGCCTTGGTCTTTTGATTGTAAGGAGTGGTGCAGGATCT
Protein-coding regions in this window:
- a CDS encoding M20/M25/M40 family metallo-hydrolase — its product is MKLKFTLLFAFIFSTALLKAQDSLMLRKIYDEELVNGKCYANLHYLCKNIGPRLSGSPNAQKAIEWGKKLMESYGFDRVFLQPVMVPHWVRGDKENGVIIIGNNHIPVAIAALGMSVATPANGITADVIEVHSLKELDTLGVAAIKGKIVFFNRPFDPRFIETLRAYGTAGDQRFAGPEAAAKYGAIGVIVRSLTESIDNYPHTGATSYDKAGINIPAAAISTIAANQLSELLKQKNTAPVQFYLKMSCKLLPDTLSYNVVGELTGTENPNKFITVGGHLDSWDLAEGAHDDGTGIMQSVEAVRLLKVLGYQPKNSIRAVFFINEENGDKGGEKYAELAAKNKEEHIAAIESDLGGFTPRGFGFSGASPAFVQNINLKWKKLLEPYGADRLTAGGGGSDIEPLKAKAPGVVLIGYLPDSQRYFDVHHSANDVFENVNKRELELGAAAIASLMYLIDQHGLN